One region of Microcoleus sp. FACHB-68 genomic DNA includes:
- a CDS encoding PstS family phosphate ABC transporter substrate-binding protein encodes MFDRIPFSISSLSKALLNSRALLVFPLIFSYGLTACSRAEQKLNQVSIDGGAVGFPIHQSVAEEFQKFKPDAQVSVASSGTGGGVSKFCAGEIDIVGASRSIKDEEIERCKKKGIDFVELPIALDGIAVIVNRQNNFAKCLTIEELNKIWNSKSDSKVTNWNQVNPNFPDQKLKLYAPASDTGTFDYFTQAVTGKAKNSRTDYTPSHNQNVLVQGIGGDGNALGYVGISYYMENQDKLNLVGVESPKGNCEKPVPLDNVVRNTYLPLSRPLFIYVSKVSLDTKPQVRAFVEFYIENSWKWIEQVGYVSLPDEAYPKLKEKLASGETGSKFKDAKPGEPIANLL; translated from the coding sequence ATGTTTGACCGCATCCCTTTTTCTATTAGCTCCCTTTCCAAAGCCTTATTAAATTCTCGGGCTTTGCTAGTATTCCCGCTCATTTTTAGCTATGGACTCACTGCTTGCAGTAGAGCTGAACAGAAGCTAAATCAAGTGAGTATTGATGGTGGAGCAGTAGGTTTTCCGATCCATCAATCAGTCGCTGAAGAATTTCAAAAATTTAAACCTGACGCTCAGGTTAGTGTGGCTTCAAGTGGTACTGGCGGGGGCGTGAGCAAGTTTTGTGCTGGAGAAATTGATATTGTTGGAGCTTCACGTTCTATTAAAGATGAAGAAATCGAAAGATGCAAAAAAAAGGGAATCGATTTTGTAGAGCTGCCTATTGCTTTAGACGGAATTGCGGTTATCGTTAATCGTCAGAATAATTTTGCAAAATGCTTGACTATTGAAGAACTTAACAAAATTTGGAACTCCAAATCAGATAGCAAAGTAACGAATTGGAATCAAGTTAATCCAAATTTTCCCGACCAGAAGCTAAAGCTTTATGCCCCCGCTTCTGATACTGGAACATTTGACTATTTCACACAAGCTGTCACCGGCAAAGCCAAAAATAGCCGCACAGACTACACTCCCAGTCACAATCAAAACGTCCTTGTGCAAGGAATTGGGGGAGATGGGAACGCTTTAGGATACGTTGGTATATCTTACTACATGGAAAACCAAGACAAGCTGAACTTGGTTGGAGTGGAAAGTCCAAAAGGAAACTGTGAAAAGCCAGTTCCTCTAGATAATGTTGTGAGAAATACTTATCTACCTTTATCTCGTCCCCTCTTTATCTATGTCAGCAAGGTGTCTCTAGATACCAAACCACAAGTTAGAGCGTTTGTTGAGTTTTATATTGAGAATTCTTGGAAATGGATCGAGCAAGTTGGTTATGTATCGCTTCCCGATGAGGCTTATCCCAAGCTCAAAGAAAAACTTGCCTCTGGTGAAACAGGTTCTAAATTCAAAGATGCAAAACCTGGTGAACCCATCGCAAATCTTCTTTAA
- the pckA gene encoding phosphoenolpyruvate carboxykinase (ATP) — MNNHSNAGNNGYQAGLNSNAEKDSGMWGLEALGIKNLGHVYRNLPVSKLVEHALARGEGVLAGNGAFCVNTGKYTGRSPNDKFIVVEPSSRDEIHWNKLNVPISEDNFGRLYRRVLSYVQGRDLYVFDGYVGADPKYRVGVRIINELASQNLFAHQMFLRPTPEELEQHHADFTVIAVPGLHGDPEEDGINSEAFIVIHFAKKLVLIGGSKYAGEIKKSVFSLMNYFMTKRDVLPMHCSANMDSEGHTALFFGLSGTGKTTLSADPNLHLIGDDEHGWSNDGVFNFEGGCYAKTIKLSQENEPQIWDAIRFGAIMENVVIDPHTRTPDYDDGSLTENTRVAYPVEYIPNCLIPGMGGHPKTVIFLTADAFGVLPPIAKLTKEQAMYHFMSGYTSKLAGTERGVTEPQATFSACFGKPFLPLSAAVYAQMLGERLDKHGAAVYLINTGWSGGPYGVGKRIPIKYTRAMVSAALNGHLDRVQFHPHPIFKIWVPATVPGVPSEILDPRNTWSDGATYDRQATALAELFVENFKQYKKACLDIVESAASAEACALMEV, encoded by the coding sequence ATGAACAATCATAGTAATGCCGGCAACAACGGATATCAGGCCGGTTTGAATTCTAACGCTGAAAAAGATAGCGGGATGTGGGGTTTAGAAGCTTTAGGAATAAAAAACCTCGGCCATGTGTATCGAAACCTGCCGGTGTCGAAGTTGGTAGAACACGCATTGGCGCGTGGGGAAGGCGTTTTAGCCGGCAATGGGGCGTTTTGCGTCAACACCGGCAAATATACAGGTCGTTCCCCCAACGATAAATTTATCGTCGTTGAGCCAAGCAGCCGGGATGAAATTCACTGGAACAAGCTCAACGTTCCCATCTCCGAAGATAATTTTGGCCGGCTATACCGGCGTGTGCTGTCCTACGTCCAAGGACGCGATCTCTATGTTTTCGATGGCTACGTGGGTGCAGATCCGAAATACCGCGTCGGTGTCAGAATTATTAACGAGCTAGCCTCGCAAAATTTATTCGCTCACCAGATGTTCCTCAGACCGACTCCTGAAGAACTCGAACAGCATCACGCTGACTTCACCGTGATTGCAGTTCCCGGCTTGCATGGAGATCCCGAAGAGGATGGCATTAACTCAGAAGCCTTCATCGTCATTCACTTTGCCAAAAAGCTAGTCCTGATCGGGGGTTCCAAGTATGCCGGTGAGATCAAAAAGTCGGTATTCTCCTTGATGAACTACTTCATGACAAAGCGCGACGTGCTGCCCATGCACTGTTCTGCCAATATGGATTCAGAGGGTCACACAGCGTTATTCTTCGGCCTTTCAGGCACCGGCAAAACCACCCTCTCAGCCGATCCCAACCTGCATCTGATTGGAGACGATGAGCATGGCTGGTCAAATGACGGCGTTTTCAACTTTGAAGGCGGCTGCTATGCCAAAACCATTAAACTTTCCCAAGAAAATGAGCCTCAGATTTGGGATGCGATTCGATTTGGGGCGATCATGGAAAACGTCGTCATCGATCCCCACACGCGCACACCGGACTATGATGACGGCAGCTTAACGGAAAATACCAGAGTTGCTTATCCGGTCGAGTATATTCCCAACTGTCTGATCCCCGGCATGGGCGGTCATCCCAAAACCGTGATTTTCTTGACAGCAGATGCGTTTGGGGTGTTGCCGCCGATTGCCAAGCTGACGAAAGAACAGGCGATGTACCATTTCATGTCCGGTTATACCAGCAAACTAGCCGGTACTGAACGCGGAGTCACAGAACCTCAAGCAACGTTCTCAGCGTGTTTTGGCAAACCATTTTTACCACTGTCGGCGGCAGTTTACGCTCAAATGCTTGGCGAAAGACTGGATAAACACGGTGCAGCGGTATATTTAATCAACACCGGCTGGTCAGGTGGGCCTTACGGCGTGGGCAAGCGTATCCCGATTAAATACACACGCGCAATGGTGTCCGCAGCGCTGAACGGACATCTGGATCGCGTCCAGTTCCACCCCCACCCAATCTTTAAGATATGGGTGCCGGCAACGGTTCCAGGGGTTCCCAGCGAGATTTTAGATCCCAGAAATACCTGGAGTGATGGGGCAACTTATGACCGGCAAGCAACTGCCTTAGCAGAGTTGTTTGTGGAAAACTTTAAACAATATAAGAAAGCTTGCCTGGATATTGTCGAGTCGGCTGCCTCCGCCGAGGCGTGTGCGCTGATGGAAGTGTGA
- a CDS encoding NAD(P)-dependent oxidoreductase: protein MAPKRILVTGASGCIGHYISEALIQQTNHELYLLVRNPEKLQINYETRAGVTVIKADMLDIDHYANLLKTIDCAILAATAWGGSQAVFDVNVGKTLRLMNLLDPDVCEQIIYFSTASVLDRNNELLKEANELGTDYIRSKYECLRQLSRLPINKRITALFPTLVLGGDSNKPYSHLSAGLPDVVKWINLIRFFKADASFHFIHGQDIAQVVLHLIHHPPKPDEPRYLVLGNERVTVNQAIEDACAYLNTKIPFRVTLSPWLADLLIAIFRIQMAAWDRFCVNYRHFTYLNPVSPDTFGLPTYCRTFTDVLKISRVGEPPRIVNEETFNTEQSAEERESKRA from the coding sequence ATGGCTCCCAAGCGGATTTTAGTCACTGGCGCGAGTGGCTGTATTGGTCACTACATTAGTGAAGCACTGATTCAGCAGACAAATCACGAGCTTTATCTGCTCGTCAGAAACCCAGAAAAACTTCAAATTAATTACGAAACCCGTGCCGGTGTCACCGTGATCAAAGCGGATATGCTGGACATTGACCACTACGCCAACCTGCTCAAAACCATAGATTGTGCCATTCTAGCCGCCACCGCTTGGGGCGGTTCTCAGGCAGTATTTGATGTCAATGTTGGCAAAACGCTTCGGTTAATGAACTTGCTCGATCCCGATGTTTGCGAGCAAATTATCTACTTTTCCACCGCCAGTGTTTTAGATCGTAATAACGAATTACTCAAAGAAGCCAACGAACTGGGAACCGACTACATCCGTTCCAAGTATGAATGCCTACGCCAGTTGTCTCGCTTGCCCATCAATAAGCGCATTACAGCGCTATTTCCCACCTTAGTTTTAGGAGGAGATAGCAACAAACCCTACTCTCACCTTTCCGCCGGCTTGCCAGATGTGGTGAAATGGATTAATTTGATTCGCTTTTTCAAAGCAGATGCCAGTTTCCACTTCATTCATGGTCAAGACATCGCTCAGGTTGTCCTGCACCTGATCCACCATCCCCCTAAACCCGATGAACCGCGATATTTAGTCTTGGGAAATGAGCGAGTCACTGTTAATCAAGCGATTGAAGATGCTTGTGCCTATCTCAATACAAAAATTCCATTCCGCGTCACCCTTTCTCCTTGGCTTGCGGATCTGTTAATTGCCATATTTCGCATTCAGATGGCTGCCTGGGATCGCTTCTGCGTAAACTACCGGCATTTCACTTATCTAAATCCAGTGAGTCCAGATACCTTTGGCTTACCCACTTATTGCCGCACCTTCACCGATGTTCTCAAAATCAGTCGAGTTGGTGAGCCACCCCGAATCGTTAATGAAGAAACGTTTAATACAGAACAAAGTGCTGAGGAGCGCGAAAGTAAACGAGCCTGA
- the hemE gene encoding uroporphyrinogen decarboxylase produces MTGSTQIPYLLRAARGEVLDRPPVWMMRQAGRYMKVYRDLREKYPSFRERSENPELAIEISMQPFRAFQPDGVILFSDILTPLPGMGIPFDIIESKGPIIDPPIRSLEQIEKVHPLDPAESLPFIREILQTLRQEVGDKATVLGFVGAPWTLAAYAIEGKSSKDYTIIKSMAFSEPAMLHQLLGKIADSIAAYVRYQIDCGAQVVQMFDSWAGQLSPQDYETFAMPYQQRVVQQVKATHPDTPMILYINGSAGLLERMAQSGVDIVSVDWTVDMAEARQRLGSNIGVQGNIDPCVLFGSQDFIRERILDTIRKAGNRGHILNLGHGILPGTPEENAAFFFETAKQADKLLAVHA; encoded by the coding sequence ATGACTGGGTCAACCCAGATTCCCTATCTGCTAAGGGCCGCTCGTGGAGAAGTGTTAGACCGTCCGCCCGTGTGGATGATGCGGCAAGCCGGTCGCTATATGAAAGTCTATCGCGATTTGCGGGAGAAGTACCCCTCTTTTCGGGAACGTTCCGAAAATCCCGAACTAGCGATTGAAATTTCAATGCAACCGTTCCGGGCATTTCAGCCAGATGGTGTGATTCTGTTTTCCGATATCCTCACACCCCTGCCGGGAATGGGCATTCCCTTCGACATCATCGAAAGCAAAGGGCCGATCATTGATCCGCCCATCCGCAGCTTAGAGCAAATCGAGAAAGTCCACCCCCTCGACCCGGCAGAATCTCTCCCTTTTATCCGGGAAATTTTGCAGACATTGCGGCAAGAAGTCGGTGACAAAGCAACCGTACTCGGCTTTGTGGGTGCGCCGTGGACATTGGCAGCTTATGCGATCGAGGGTAAGTCATCAAAAGACTACACGATCATTAAAAGCATGGCTTTTTCTGAGCCGGCAATGCTGCATCAATTGCTTGGAAAAATCGCCGATTCTATTGCCGCCTACGTCCGCTACCAGATTGACTGCGGGGCGCAAGTTGTGCAAATGTTCGACTCTTGGGCCGGCCAACTTAGCCCCCAAGATTACGAAACCTTTGCCATGCCTTACCAGCAACGAGTGGTGCAACAGGTTAAAGCCACTCACCCCGATACGCCAATGATCCTTTACATTAATGGCAGTGCCGGCTTACTAGAGAGGATGGCACAATCGGGTGTGGATATTGTCAGCGTAGACTGGACAGTTGATATGGCAGAAGCGCGGCAGCGTCTCGGTTCCAATATTGGAGTGCAAGGAAATATCGATCCCTGCGTTCTCTTTGGTTCCCAAGACTTTATCCGCGAACGCATTCTCGACACCATTCGCAAAGCCGGCAATCGTGGCCATATTTTAAATCTTGGTCACGGCATCTTACCAGGCACTCCCGAAGAAAACGCCGCCTTCTTCTTTGAAACAGCTAAACAGGCGGACAAATTACTGGCTGTCCATGCCTGA
- the gap gene encoding type I glyceraldehyde-3-phosphate dehydrogenase: MATVKVGINGFGRIGRLVFRAGLDHPEIEFCCINDLVPPDCLAYLLKYDSTHGPYKGTVEAKEDGIVVNGKFIPCVSVRNPEELPWGKYGADYVVESTGLFTDYEGASKHLKAGAKRVVISAPVKAKEKETAEQVPTLLVGVNHDKYDPSKHTVVSNASCTTNCLAPIAKVINDNFGLVEGLMTTVHAMTATQPTVDGPSKKDFRGGRGAVQNIIPASTGAAKAVTLVLPELKGKLTGMALRVPTPDVSVVDLTFKTEKATSYKEICEAMKKASEGELKGILGYTEDDVVSSDFTTDPRSSIFDAGAGIELNSNFFKVVAWYDNEWGYSNRMIDLILAMAAKEG; this comes from the coding sequence ATGGCAACCGTAAAAGTAGGCATCAATGGATTTGGTCGAATTGGCCGGCTGGTTTTTCGTGCCGGTCTCGACCATCCAGAAATTGAGTTTTGCTGTATTAATGACCTTGTCCCACCAGACTGTCTGGCTTATTTGCTAAAGTACGACTCGACCCACGGCCCTTATAAGGGAACGGTTGAAGCGAAAGAAGATGGCATTGTGGTTAACGGCAAGTTTATCCCGTGTGTGTCGGTGAGAAATCCAGAGGAGTTGCCTTGGGGTAAATATGGTGCAGATTATGTGGTTGAGTCCACCGGCTTATTTACCGATTATGAAGGGGCATCAAAGCATTTGAAAGCCGGTGCAAAACGGGTGGTGATTTCTGCGCCGGTTAAAGCCAAAGAAAAGGAAACCGCAGAACAAGTCCCCACTTTGTTAGTTGGTGTCAACCACGACAAATATGACCCCAGCAAGCATACGGTCGTTTCCAATGCCAGCTGCACCACCAACTGTCTCGCACCGATTGCCAAGGTCATTAATGATAACTTTGGTTTGGTTGAAGGTTTGATGACTACCGTTCACGCCATGACGGCCACCCAGCCAACGGTGGATGGGCCAAGTAAGAAAGATTTCCGAGGCGGACGCGGCGCAGTTCAGAATATCATCCCGGCTTCAACAGGTGCCGCGAAAGCTGTGACGCTGGTGTTACCTGAACTCAAAGGTAAGTTAACCGGCATGGCACTTCGCGTTCCGACTCCCGATGTCTCGGTGGTCGATCTCACCTTTAAAACTGAAAAAGCTACCAGTTACAAAGAAATCTGTGAGGCGATGAAGAAAGCTTCGGAAGGGGAACTGAAGGGAATCTTGGGTTACACCGAAGATGATGTTGTTTCCTCTGACTTTACTACTGATCCGCGTTCCAGTATTTTCGATGCCGGCGCTGGGATTGAGTTAAACTCCAATTTCTTCAAGGTCGTTGCTTGGTACGACAATGAGTGGGGTTATTCTAACCGCATGATTGACTTAATTCTGGCAATGGCAGCGAAAGAGGGGTAA